A genomic region of Mus musculus strain C57BL/6J chromosome 7, GRCm38.p6 C57BL/6J contains the following coding sequences:
- the Gvin1 gene encoding interferon-induced very large GTPase 1 isoform X1 — translation MATAKCFTDEPQLQSRRKHNLQEMLTEVGLSVDYWLPKLQEDLGVTSAQALQYLDRNDLQKLKSQTTHTWEKRALEKLLDFSQPNSVAELQETPREMKKNRQRQAGQALQALKALQSEGKHREEEAVRRKEAELRQAMEIPEECWPTAEVSLKDITEIMERHLSHMERTLAHSPNLSDGDLVRWASGGLALQGIYKTNHPRSLIQKREELLSVPKQFSLVGPEHGTEIKTMEFSSFHEQAMFTETIKMMGFSSTSLVKGEGWGFSLEAGIDQNEQTASENTHQSHSEQTYFCSARFSYIPLATCHFHINDLELSNAALQELKTIEELLEQTTDHRDGLPLLRHRAENFFHRFGSHANQGPLQLGGIYCWKAISEGFKSEHLADVKQQTRESLNIYIMGSYSGFGVKVGASVNIANSNSETASFSTTHLHSQTKVQLSVAQIGGPAEADGIAQWTAGLVVSNQTWSVIDRELQLVPIWDIILSSHRTDFKNALQVANCLKDNYTALTELDAQIQEGEEFLTARKEAKLFIEDVKCWEVSDPEEQLTKLLDFMQTLSQKIKSYNIWINTCLTDWDLQNFLINTVKFCKTSPTYKTQFIKSQLCSLLEPHVYKVTNFPEAHSIIQWINQSEYGEEQVKITSFSEFIKTLKKTHKYLMEVNFKNEAPETVEEAERTATYEVTTALSSFLKYLKETEQPDMQLLLLSIAAGAGYQLVNSIFQHLLGCDELNFLLDQMQSNQHKYQELKNICNYRAQAFLVLTALRTTVEITDISTEEKRQRLALIKQHMGTLLSEEVAHVLTKHGEHHDWESLENDLRLLIEGDYKATTHYLQMDEVKKQLQSLCHGKKQTYKQKSNENITKGMIENGPFLKLLQRLGLDNYYPKRMSRADFHLIYKTSVYNSQPRSEKELPFYFLQKLLMLDYGFRHLIVKDDENIKKQISIGSSNHENEDIDPYDDVIIDNDSPGYPSATESWPHIHPLDIQMTILHCADDLTRQYIFSKLSICHYALPLVVPNPNTSQIEFYLWSLRQIRKSWQDASKSPQDKSYSHRNQQMCRVSTPIVSFIRVGNDLSASKSQIMNSLLSKRKHDVFFHRHCKGSNKHCLLMQGVVEICWFCPAGQGEDTFENCLTFTSLHGDAKEHTQQLSFLQHVSSIIVVLMSVSDNNKENQKLVRHLWQSSTPLICLIDDKEKAIANTSGKRMRIGIKNRNEAELTEELTNAIKHFLELSNTVLSLEDCSQTARELGFIIDEDQRDCKEAKEKAQTVMALLEEYKLSQTKENLLPLQGQLWHLWCKKDKEFYHLREKGNRSIEQHKSEIETHKRKIRRQQLEKAFPLNDLMRSVLELLQDYSETHNKLYVLQWLTLFFDNLTIDHLDKLHERQRSLWLRIQTEKQRAQKSNSVQNQIEAISTEIHNCTLGIEHLLREVGQIYEALEETSSSRDSLFLCLPQIAADLMIAGVPIELMDGDASYVPLKWVAAIFDKITEKVGDKRLFVLSVLGLQSSGKSTLLNALFGLQFTVSAGRCTKGAYMQLLKVEETFTEELGFNYVLVIDTEGLRAPELNNKSQNWDHELATLVIGLGNLTLINIFGENPSDIQDILQISVQAFLRMKQVKISPSCLFVHQNVGEVTAKDQTMEGRRRLEQKLDEMTALAAELEECSNITRFSDVIKFDANRHVYYFAHLWDGNPPMAPPNPRYSYNVQELRNEILSTAQQESRGRILKISDFKFRVQDLWKALVSENFIFSFRNTQEVIAMSKLETKYNEWTWELRSHVLDLQNQLDNQIQNGKILTLTSNLLEEPLSRKLKTIKEEFDKYFEEDPDCEILVQWKANFEHKLLILKDSLISDTRQKCNEHISLKNSQEILDNQKSQYENQLLERSRKLALNLKGKELSDEELHEKFRQLWTSWIYDVSSNVPHVTEPNIDLDSENILLEYFKKDKNIVERLKIKSQGKFEIMYDKHIQMKKKYLLLRKSLETCHVESIKKTTNNIQLKFTETLTNIWKQKRDYSQNYFHEILRIIENELKSEPCEGDYTFTKDYIIDLSLYLFQRASKDFKKMHAAFKTANDPVNYLERKKDDFFMSFKISCQGATSITSFVDFLWLKLTPAISVSIWKIMVQKIAGDMRATCPEFNGNRANLEIHILYSLAEEEKFDKYWKYIQKPEEFFRDYIRDHIKRYCSEKESEKIKTFLNISLGDIKNTILSAIHNSTKVAKAKGSTASHWLDLFCDHLGSNLVFPRKDLVSIEHQELMDTEFLKEAMSKALDPAMREVEEDCSSKHIDEIVPDIEKILSEHLCGCWKQCPFCKAICTNTIPQHEGDHSVPFHRPQAVSGWHWHKTDQFHINVCTSSVASNISFILDGFREFPLKKYREAGGDYATWSITPDSSTQPYWKWFVCHFRSNLEENYGKKFTGKGSLPDLWTKITKQEVLNDLKK, via the coding sequence ATGGCAACAGCAAAGTGTTTCACTGATGAGCCTCAGCTACAAAGCAGAAGGAAGCACAATCTCCAGGAGATGCTGACAGAAGTGGGACTGTCTGTTGACTACTGGTTACCTAAGCTTCAGGAAGATCTGGGTGTCACCTCGGCCCAGGCCTTACAATATTTAGACAGGAATGACCTCCAGAAGCTGAAGTCCCAGACAACACACACATGGGAGAAAAGGGCGCTGGAGAAGTTACTGGACTTCTCACAGCCAAACAGTGTTGCAGAGCTACAGGAGACTCCAAGGGAGATGAAAAagaacaggcagaggcaggcaggacaaGCACTGCAGGCTCTGAAAGCCTTGCAGTCAGAAGGGAAGcacagagaggaagaggcagtgaGGAGAAAAGAAGCAGAGCTGAGACAAGCAATGGAGATCCCTGAGGAGTGCTGGCCAACGGCTGAAGTGTCCCTAAAAGACATCACTGAAATAATGGAGAGACATCTCAGTCACATGGAACGGACCCTGGCTCACAGTCCAAACCTCTCAGATGGAGACCTGGTAAGATGGGCATCTGGAGGGCTGGCTCTGCAGGGAATTTATAAGACCAACCACCCAAGAAGCCTGATTCAGAAGAGAGAAGAGCTACTCAGTGTCCCTAAGCAGTTCTCACTTGTTGGCCCAGAACATGGCACCGAAATAAAAACGATGGAATTTTCATCTTTTCACGAACAAGCCATGTTTACAGAGACTATAAAGATGATGGGTTTCAGTTCAACCTCCTTGGTTAAAGGCGAAGGATGGGGATTTAGTCTAGAAGCTGGTATAGATCAAAACGAACAGACAGCATCTGAGAATACACACCAATCCCATTCAGAGCAAACTTATTTTTGCTCAGCCAGGTTCAGCTACATCCCATTGGCCACGTGCCATTTTCACATCAATGATCTTGAACTCTCCAATGCTGCTCTCCAGGAACTAAAAACTATTGAAGAACTCCTGGAGCAGACAACAGACCACCGAGATGGACTACCCTTACTAAGGCACAGGGCTGAAAACTTTTTCCATAGGTTTGGCTCTCATGCTAACCAAGGCCCTCTGCAACTGGGTGGAATCTACTGCTGGAAAGCCATTTCAGAAGGTTTCAAAAGTGAGCACTTGGCTGATGTAAAGCAGCAAACAAGAGAGTCTttgaatatttacattatgggcAGTTATAGTGGCTTTGGAGTTAAAGTCGGTGCAAGTGTTAATATAGCAAACTCAAATTCAGAAACAGCATCATTCAGTACAACTCATCTACACTCTCAAACCAAGGTACAACTATCTGTAGCCCAGATAGGTGGACCAGCAGAAGCAGATGGAATTGCCCAGTGGACAGCTGGCCTTGTAGTTAGCAATCAAACCTGGTCTGTCATTGATAGGGAACTGCAGTTGGTACCTATTTGGGACATCATCCTGTCTAGCCACAGAACTGATTTTAAGAATGCTCTTCAAGTGGCTAACTGCCTAAAAGACAACTACACTGCTCTGACTGAACTAGATGCCCAGATTCAAGAGGGGGAAGAATTTCTGACTGCTAGAAAAGAAGCTAAGCTTTTCATAGAGGATGTGAAATGCTGGGAGGTTTCTGATCCTGAAGAACAACTTACAAAGTTATTAGATTTTATGCAAACATtgagtcaaaaaataaaaagttataacATTTGGATTAATACATGTCTCACTGATTGGGATCTGCAGAATTTTCTAATAAATACTGTAAAGTTCTGCAAAACTTCACCCACTTATAAAACTCAGTTTATTAAATCTCAGTTGTGCAGCCTTCTAGAACCTCATGTCTACAAAGTTACAAACTTTCCTGAGGCACACTCCATCATACAGTGGATCAATCAGTCAGAGTATGGGGAAGAGCAAGTCAAAATCACCTCATTTTCTGAATTCATTAAGACCTTAAAGAAAACCCACAAATACCTGATGGAAGTGAATTTCAAAAATGAGGCCCCAGAAACagtggaagaagcagaaagaacggCTACATATGAGGTCACcacagctctcagctccttcttgaaGTACCTCAAAGAAACAGAACAGCCAGAcatgcagctgctgctgctttccattGCAGCTGGTGCAGGCTATCAGTTGGTAAACAGTATTTTTCAGCATCTTCTGGGGTGTGATGAGTTAAACTTCCTCTTGGATCAAATGCAAAGTAACCAACACAAATACCAAGAGCTTAAAAATATTTGCAACTACAGAGCCCAGGCATTCCTGGTGCTCACAGCTCTAAGAACCACAGTTGAAATCACAGATATTTCTACAGAAGAGAAAAGACAACGTTTGGCATTAATTAAACAACATATGGGGACACTGTTGTCTGAAGAAGTTGCACATGTTCTCACAAAACATGGAGAACATCATGACTGGGAAAGTCTGGAGAATGATTTGAGACTACTCATTGAGGGGGACTATAAAGCCACCACCCATTACTTACAAATGGATGAGGTAAAAAAACAATTGCAAAGTCTCTGCCATGGAAAGAAACAGACCTATAAACAAAAAAGTAATGAAAACATCACAAAAGGAATGATAGAAAATGGACCTTTCCTGAAATTACTCCAACGTCTAGGCCTAGACAATTACTATCCAAAAAGGATGAGCAGAGCTGACTTCCATCTGATCTATAAGACCTCTGTGTACAATTCACAGCCAAGGTCTGAAAAGGAGCTTCCATTCTATTTCCTACAAAAGCTACTGATGTTGGATTATGGGTTCAGACATCTGATAGTCAAAGAtgatgaaaacataaaaaaacaaatctcCATAGGTTCCTCCAATCACGAAAATGAAGATATTGATCCATATGACGATGTCATTATAGACAAtgatagtcctggctatccttcAGCCACTGAGTCCTGGCCCCACATTCACCCATTGGATATCCAGATGACCATTTTACACTGTGCAGATGATCTTACCAGGCAATATATTTTCTCTAAACTTTCCATTTGTCATTATGCACTCCCCCTTGTGGTACCAAATCCCAACACTTCTCAGATTGAATTTTATCTTTGGTCTCTCAGACAAATTAGGAAAAGTTGGCAAGATGCAAGTAAATCTCCACAGGACAAGAGCTACAGTCACAGAAATCAGCAGATGTGTCGTGTCTCTACCCCCATTGTGTCCTTCATTAGAGTTGGAAATGACCTCTCTGCTTCCAAATCTCAGATCATGAACTCTCTTCTCAGTAAACGTAAACATGACGTGTTTTTTCACAGACACTGCAAAGGAAGCAACAAACACTGTCTCCTGATGCAGGGAGTGGTGGAAATCTGCTGGTTCTGTCCTGCCGGCCAAGGTGAGGACACGTTTGAAAATTGTCTGACCTTCACCAGTCTTCATGGAGATGCAAAGGAACACACCCAACAACTCAGCTTCCTCCAACATGTCTCTTCTATCATTGTGGTCCTCATGTCAGTTTCtgataacaataaagaaaaccaaaagcttgtCAGACACCTCTGGCAGTCATCAACACCTTTGATCTGCTTGATTGATGACAAAGAAAAGGCCATAGCAAATACTTCTGGTAAAAGAATGAGAATTGGCATCAAGAATAGAAATGAGGCAGAATTAACAGAGGAGCTCACCAATGCCATCAAACATTTTCTAGAGCTCTCTAACACTGTTCTCAGTTTAGAGGACTGTTCACAGACAGCTAGAGAGCTAGGATTCATTATTGATGAAGACCAGAGAGACTgcaaggaagccaaagaaaaggcTCAGACTGTAATGGCCCTCCTGGAGGAATACAAGTTATCTCagacaaaagaaaatttactacCCCTTCAAGGACAACTTTGGCACCTTTGGTGTaagaaagacaaagaattctATCATCTGAGAGAAAAGGGGAATCGGAGCATCGAACAACACAAGAGTGAGATtgaaacacataaaagaaaaattcgACGTCAACAGTTGGAAAAAGCCTTTCCTCTCAATGATTTAATGCGCTCTGTTCTCGAACTCCTCCAAGACTATTCAGAAACACATAACAAACTCTACGTTTTGCAGTGGCTCACTCTGTTTTTTGACAACCTGACAATAGATCACCTGGACAAATTACATGAAAGGCAGAGATCTTTGTGGTTAAGGatacaaacagaaaagcaaagagcACAGAAGAGCAACTCTGTGCAGAATCAGATAGAAGCCATCTCCACAGAGATTCATAACTGTACTTTAGGAATTGAGCACCTTCTCCGAGAAGTTGGCCAGATCTATGAAGCTCTGGAAGAAACTTCCTCCTCTAGAGATAGcctttttctctgcctccctcaaaTTGCTGCAGACCTGATGATAGCTGGTGTTCCCATTGAGCTGATGGACGGGGATGCTTCATATGTGCCTCTAAAGTGGGTAGCAGCTATTTTTGACAAGATCACAGAGAAAGTTGGAGACAAAAGGCTGTTTGTTCTCTCTGTCCTTGGCCTGCAGAGCTCAGGGAAGTCTACCCTACTGAATGCCCTGTTTGGCCTACAGTTCACAGTCAGTGCAGGCAGGTGTACCAAGGGGGCCTACATGCAGCTCCTGAAGGTGGAAGAGACATTCACAGAAGAACTTGGCTTTAATTATGTGCTTGTTATAGACACAGAAGGACTTCGAGCTCCAGAACTCAACAACAAATCCCAGAATTGGGACCATGAGTTGGCAACATTAGTCATTGGCCTTGGAAACTTGACTCTGATCAATATTTTTGGGGAGAATCCCTCAGACATTCAGGACATTCTACAAATATCTGTTCAAGCATTTCTGAGAATGAAACAAGTGAAAATCTCCCCCAGTTGCCTCTTTGTCCATCAGAATGTGGGAGAAGTTACAGCAAAAGACCAAACTATGGAAGGACGGAGGAGACTGGAGCAGAAACTGGATGAAATGACTGCATTGGCTGCTGAGTTGGAAGAGTGTTCCAACATAACCCGCTTCAGTGATGTAATTAAGTTTGATGCCAATCGACATGTCTACTACTTTGCTCACCTATGGGATGGCAATCCCCCAATGGCTCCTCCCAATCCTCGCTATAGCTACAATGTCCAGGAACTAAGGAATGAAATTCTTTCAACTGCCCAGCAGGAATCTAGGGGAAGGATCTTGAAAATATCAGATTTCAAATTCAGAGTTCAAGATTTGTGGAAAGCCCTTGTCAGTGAAAACTTCATTTTCAGTTTCAGGaacacccaagaggtcatagccATGAGCAAACTGGAAACAAAGTATAATGAATGGACCTGGGAGCTAAGGAGTCATGTACTGGACTTACAGAATCAGCTTGACAAtcagattcaaaatggaaaaATCCTGACACTCACATCTAATTTACTAGAGGAACCACTTAGCAGGAAACTTAAAACCATCAAAGAAGAATTTGACAAATATTTTGAAGAAGACCCAGATTGTGAAATATTGGTTCAGTGGAAAGCAAATTTTGAACACAAGTTACTAATCCTTAAAGATTCACTTATTTCAGACACCAGACAGAAATGCAATGAACATATCAGTCTTAAAAATAGCCAAGAAATACTTGATAACCAAAAGTCACAATATGAAAATCAGTTGTTAGAGAGGAGcagaaagttagctttaaatttGAAGGGTAAGGAATTAAGTGATGAAGAGTTGCATGAGAAATTCAGGCAACTTTGGACAAGTTGGATTTATGATGTATCTTCCAATGTTCCTCATGTCACAGAGCCTAACATTGATTTGGACTCTGAAAATATCCTTCTGGAATATTTCAAGAAGGACAAAAATATTGTGGAAAGACTAAAAATAAAGTCTCAAGGAAAGTTTGAAATCATGTATGACAAACATattcaaatgaaaaagaaatacctTTTACTTAGAAAGAGTTTAGAAACCTGTCATGTTGAATCCatcaaaaagacaaccaacaacATTCAGTTAAAATTTACAGAAACACTTACAAACATTTGGAAACAAAAGCGTGATTACAGTCAGAATTACTTTCATGAAATCTTGAGGATCATAGAAAATGAGCTGAAATCTGAACCCTGTGAGGGAGACTACACATTTACCAAAGACTACATCATTGACTTATCCTTGTACTTATTCCAAAGAGCATCCAAGGATTTCAAGAAAATGCACGCGGCATTCAAGACTGCAAATGACCCTGTGAACTatctggagagaaagaaagatgatttCTTTATGAGTTTTAAGATCTCCTGCCAAGGTGCCACTTCAATCACTTCCTTTGTTGACTTCCTATGGCTCAAGCTCACTCCTGCTATCTCTGTCAGCATATGGAAAATAATGGTTCAAAAAATAGCTGGAGACATGCGAGCCACCTGCCCTGAATTCAATGGAAACAGAGCTAACCTGGAGATACATATTCTCTACTCTCTAGCAGAAGAAGAAAAATTTGATAAATACTGGAAATACATTCAAAAGCCAGAGGAATTTTTCAGGGATTATATTAGAGACCACATTAAAAGATACTGTTCAGAAAAAgagagtgaaaaaataaaaacttttttaaacaTAAGCTTAGGTGACATCAAGAATACTATCCTGTCTGCCATTCATAACTCCACAAAGGTAGCTAAAGCTAAAGGCAGCACTGCATCTCACTGGCTGGATTTGTTCTGTGACCACCTAGGGAGCAACCTGGTCTTCCCAAGGAAAGACCTGGTAAGCATAGAGCACCAGGAGCTAATGGATACTGAGTTCCTCAAAGAAGCCATGAGCAAAGCTTTGGATCCTGCAATGAGGGAAGTAGAAGAGGATTGTTCAAGTAAGCACATAGATGAAATTGTTCCTGACATTGAGAAAATTCTCTCTGAACATCTCTGTGGCTGTTGGAAACAGTGTCCTTTTTGTAAGGCAATTTGTACAAACACCATTCCCCAGCATGAAGGAGACCACAGTGTGCCATTCCACCGTCCTCAGGCTGTCAGTGGTTGGCAttggcataaaacagaccagTTCCACATTAATGTTTGTACTAGTAGTGTAGCAAGtaatatttccttcattttagaTGGCTTCCGGGAATTCCCACTCAAGAAATATCGAGAAGCAGGAGGTGATTATGCCACATGGAGCATCACCCCAGACTCATCTACCCAGCCATATTGGAAATGGTTTGTCTGTCATTTCAGATCAAACCTAGAAGAGAATTATGGCAAAAAATTTACAGGGAAAGGTAGTCTTCCAGATTTATGGACCAAAATCACAAAGCAAGAAGTCCTGaatgacttaaaaaaataa